A stretch of Acipenser ruthenus chromosome 1, fAciRut3.2 maternal haplotype, whole genome shotgun sequence DNA encodes these proteins:
- the LOC117421514 gene encoding ubiquitin carboxyl-terminal hydrolase 38-like, translating into MDKILEALIGSSHPLHVKRAIVKKVVEAAEKAVNEEQCQALYQLTARLILLGEDSFQRQVGYQVLEAYARFHRAEFEQFFSRDFILSLLQNGYGHVDRKDLIIIDYIHSCLRLLISCPSVLEIFSILRVEVLRIVCERPEPQLCARLGTMLSDFMQCIPKDKSGVLFCQQLVRTIGYFHCSASQENELREYVSQVTKVSTLLQNIWKAEPPTLLPSLQEVFAIISSTDPSFEPSIALASLVQHIPLQMITVLIRSLTTDQNVKDASMTRALCRMIDWLSWPLAQHVETWVIALLKGLAAVKKFTILIDVTLLKIELVFNRLWYPIVRQGALTVLSHMLLSFQHSPEAFHLVVPHIVHLVQSLKGDGLPNSKAFLVQFTELILCMMYQFSGFPDLYESILEAIKELPKPSEEKIKLILNQSAWTSQSNSLASGLLRLTGKSETGKTGLINLGNTCYMNSIIQTLFMATDFRQSVLSLNLNGSYTFMKRLQLLFAFLAHTQRAAYAPRNFFEASRPPWFTPGTQQDCSEYLRFLLDRLDEEEKTIRAFKLEKTNSNPGADGSCSDTNGVVQDVPGMDCPSAEPPAEKGDKEKTLIERMFGGKLSTSIRCMECNSISQKLEPFTDLLLAFRPLAKTQQPEVSCSPSAPENEHRSGSSGRTSWSDKPIIPVQAAEPVGGNNGSTASVSSALQKQLVTNYNTFEPEKQDGGLHPSVPDLINYFLEPEILDEDNKYYCEKCASLQSAVKTMNVVDDPEYLILTLLRFSYDAKSHVRRKILDNVAIPHYLQLPIHRTAKSTASSVSGSSSSSLLKVDSPESEENLAKKLKPSGKQIEEEEVEDEVEEMAMGAQSITYVLSSVVMHSGMSSESGHYYSYGRNVTSSHSCLPPSLCCQGGDIQDSTCHLNSNGTVSSSSATASSTCSSVAKQDPDVGQPARDWFLFNDSRVTFTSFQSVQNVTSSFPKDTAYVLFYKKQDLRKGVNGSTVNGVKVNAEPLLQKELMDAITKDNKLYLQEQELNERTRALQAASTSCSFRPNGFDDNDPPGSCGPTGGGGGGGGFNTVSRLVF; encoded by the exons ATGGATAAGATCTTAGAAGCCTTGATCGGCTCTTCCCACCCTCTGCACGTGAAGAGGGCGATTGTGAAGAAAGTGGTGGAGGCGGCAGAGAAGGCTGTCAACGAGGAGCAGTGCCAGGCACTCTACCAGCTCACTGCCCGCCTCATCCTGCTTGGGGAGGACTCCTTCCAGAGGCAGGTGGGCTACCAGGTGCTGGAGGCATACGCCCGCTTCCACCGGGCTGAGTTTGAGCAGTTCTTCAGCAGGGACTTCATCCTGAGCCTCCTTCAGAATGGCTATGGTCATGTGGACAGAAAGGACCTGATCATTATTGACTACATCCACAGTTGTTTGAGGCTTCTCATCAGCTGCCCTTCTGTGCTGGAGATCTTCAGTATCCTCCGAGTGGAGGTGCTGAGGATCGTGTGCGAACGGCCAGAGCCTCAGCTGTGTGCCAGGCTGGGCACCATGCTCTCAGATTTTATGCAGTGTATCCCCAAGGACAAGTCAGGGGTGCTATTCTGCCAGCAGTTGGTCAGGACTATTGGTTATTTCCATTGCTCTGCTTCACAGGAAAATGAGCTTCGGGAGTACGTCTCTCAGGTCACCAAAGTAAGCACTTTGCTCCAAAACATCTGGAAAGCTGAGCCTCCCACGCTGCTGCCCTCCTTGCAGGAAGTTTTTGCCATTATTTCTTCTACAG ATCCGTCTTTTGAACCTTCCATTGCACTAGCAAGCCTCGTTCAGCACATCCCATTACAAATGATTACTGTCCTCATTAGGAGCCTTACTACAGACCAGAATGTAAAAGATGCCAGTATGACTCGAGCACTGTGCAG AATGATTGACTGGCTATCATGGCCTCTTGCTCAGCATGTTGAGACATGGGTGATTGCACTTTTAAAGGGACTGGCAGCTGTAAAGAAGTTCACTATTCTCATTGATGTAACCCTACTCAAAATTGAGCTG GTTTTTAATCGTCTGTGGTACCCAATAGTGAGGCAAGGTGCTTTGACTGTTCTTTCTCACATGCTCCTCAGTTTCCAGCATTCCCCAGAGGCCTTCCACTTG GTGGTGCCACACATCGTGCACCTGGTTCAGTCTCTAAAAGGTGATGGACTTCCCAATAGCAAAGCCTTCCTTGTACAATTTACTGAGCTCATACTCTGTATGATGTATCAGTTCTCTGGATTTCCTGACCTCTATGAGAGTATCCTGGAAGCCATAAAG GAGTTGCCCAAACCTAGCGAGGAAAAGATCAAACTTATTTTAAATCAAAGTGCCTGGACATCACAGTCCAATTCCTTGGCTTCTGGTCTATTGAGGCTCACAGGGAAATCAGAAACTGGAAAGACAGGCCTGATAAACCTTGGGAATACTTGTTATATGAACAGCATCATTCAGACTCTGTTTATGGCCACAGA ttttaggCAGTCTGTTTTATCTCTAAATCTCAATGGATCATATACATTCATGAAAAGACTTCAGCTCCTATTTGCATTCTTGGCTCACACtcag AGAGCAGCATATGCTCCCCGGAATTTCTTTGAAGCCTCGAGACCCCCATGGTTCACCCCCGGGACTCAGCAGGACTGCTCCGAATACCTGCGATTCTTGTTAGACAG ATTGGATGAAGAAGAGAAAACCATTAGGGCTTTTAAGTTGGAGAAGACTAACTCCAATCCAGGTGCTGATGGTTCCTGTAGTGACACTAATGGTGTAGTACAGGATGTCCCAGGTATGGACTGTCCCTCTGCAGAGCCCCCTGCAGAAAAAGGTGACAAAGAGAAGACACTAATAGAAAGAATGTTTGGGGGTAAACTTTCTACATCTATACGTTGCATGGAATGCAATAGTATTTCTCAGAAGTTAGAGCCTTTTACTGACCTCTTGTTAGCTTTTCGTCCCTTGGCTAAAACTCAGCAGCCGGAGGTTTCATGTTCGCCTTCAGCACCAGAAAACGAACACAGAAGCGGGTCAAGTGGGAGAACCTCCTGGTCCGACAAACCCATAATACCTGTTCAAGCTGCAGAGCCTGTGGGCGGAAACAATGGGTCAACTGCGTCTGTTTCCTCTGCCCTGCAGAAACAGTTGGTGACTAATTATAATACCTTTGAACCTGAGAAACAGGATGGCGGTCTTCACCCATCCGTACCAGATTTAATAAATTACTTCTTGGAACCTGAGATTCTTGACGAGGACAACAAATACTACTGTGAGAAATGTGCCTCACTGCAGAGCGCTGTGAAAACTATGAATGTTGTTGATGATCCGGAATACCTCATCCTCACCCTCCTGCGCTTCTCATACGACGCCAAGAGCCACGTGCGCCGCAAGATTCTGGACAACGTGGCAATTCCGCACTACCTACAGCTTCCTATTCACAGGACAGCCAAGAGCACTGCTAGTTCTGTGTCTGGAAGCAGCAGCTCTTCACTTCTGAAAGTAGACTCACCAGAGAGTGAGGAGAACCTGGCAAAGAAACTTAAACCTTCTGGGAAACAAATAGAAGAGGAGGAAGTGGAGGATGAGGTAGAGGAAATGGCAATGGGAGCCCAGTCGATAACCTATGTTCTCAGCTCGGTGGTCATGCATTCCGGCATGTCCTCCGAAAGCGGACACTACTATTCCTATGGTAGGAACGTCACCAGCTCACATTCCTGCTTGCCACCTAGTCTATGCTGCCAGGGAGGGGACATTCAGGATTCCACATGTCATTTAAACTCAAACGGTACGGTGTCCTCAAGCTCAGCCACTGCAAGCTCGACCTGCAGCTCAGTGGCCAAACAGGACCCTGATGTAGGACAGCCTGCCAGGGACTGGTTCCTCTTCAATGACAGCAGAGTGACATTTACCTCCTTCCAGTCGGTACAGAACGTCACCAGCAGTTTCCCAAAGGACACAGCTTATGTTCTTTTCTACAAAAAGCAAGACCTCAGAAAAGGTGTAAATGGCAGCACCGTAAATGGTGTGAAGGTAAATGCTGAGCCACTACTGCAGAAAGAGTTGATGGATGCTATAACAAAAGACAACAAGCTTTATTTACAG